One Phaseolus vulgaris cultivar G19833 unplaced genomic scaffold, P. vulgaris v2.0 scaffold_71, whole genome shotgun sequence genomic window carries:
- the LOC137817461 gene encoding uncharacterized protein → MAEDLPSIVSKAVKDSNKKLQDENSALKESNRLIRMLAEKLSCNLMMAEIDHSRLEDAMDAELRGARKEASDLRQKLHLQAQEKIELESKLVPYRLKVANLEAAMKADATKVENLEKRSAHREVLLGKVEKERDDTMAELAKAREENTKIAAELAQARDEGKKAAEELARAREETEELKKQTDELKK, encoded by the coding sequence atggcagaggatctccCCTCAATTGTATCGAAGGCTGTGAAGGACTCCAAcaagaagctccaagatgagaatTCAGCGCTTAAGGAGTCAAACCGCCTGATAAGGATGTTGGCGGAGAAGCTCTCTTGCAACCTGATGATGGCGGAGATCGAccattcaaggctggaggacgccatggatGCTGAGCTAAGGGGCGCGCgtaaggaggcctccgatctgcgccaaaaactgcacctccaagctcaagagaaaatcgagttGGAGAGCAAACTTGTAccttacaggctcaaggtggccaacttggaggctgcaatgaaagcagatgcgaccaaggtggaaaaccttgaaaaAAGGTCGGCACATCGGGAGGTTCTCCTCGGAAAGGTCgaaaaggagagggacgacaccatggctgagctcgccaaAGCTCGAGAGGAAAACACGaagattgctgcagagctggctCAGGCTCGGGATGAAGGCAAAAAGGCAGCTGAAGAACTTGCTCGGGCTCGTGAAGAaactgaagagctgaagaaacaaaccgACGAGCTGAAGAAATAA